GGGGCTCCGTCCCTGACAACCCGACGCTCCCAGAACACCATACACCCAGTGCACCCAACTCAGGGTTGGGTGTGACAAGTCTGTGTCACCTATGGCGTGGAGACCAAGGGCCCCACCCGATCCCCATGAGGACAAGAACTTGCTGCTGCTTCCCAAGACGTGACAAGAAACACCCAGGAAGTACAGAAGAGACCCCCACATGCAGGTGCCAGGTAGCGACGGCTGTGTACTGGAGATGCCACCTCAACCAGTGAGGGCTGTTTGCCATCGGGATTTAAGCTGAGATCCACTTTCTGTCCTGTCCCTAGATGTGGCCCCTGCTCTACCTGGCAAACATGCGGAGGTCCTCAGGGTTCTGTGCCGCGGGCACGCTGAGGATGGCTGCCCGTTCATGCTCGGACAGGCTGGCCAGCAGGTTCTCCGTCATCCTCCTGTTGAGTGGCGAGTCCCCACTGGGGAGCAGCTCTGCACTGGAGTTGTCCATGCTGGGGCTGGTGAGGGTCATGTCATCACTGCTGGCTGAGGACGGGCATAGTCAGGGAGCGGCTGCCCCCAACCCCACGAGTCACCTGCGCCCACCTGGGAAATAACTGCTGTGCCCTTGGGGAGCAGCCCCTCACCCCAAGGCCAGCCTGGTCATCCAACCCGTCCCACCCACTCAGAAGACAGGAGCCCTGAGCAGGCAGGTCCAGCACTGAGCCCGATGTCCAAGGCCCCACCTTAGCCTGGGGAGGTGCCTCCCCCTAAGCCTTCCAGCCCCTCGTCTTCCCCAAGCCAGGGACCTGGGGCTCGGGGCTGCTGCCTTAGGGGGCACACCGTGGCCAAAACACCTCCTTCGAAAAGGGACTATGACAGTCACTGTCTCCTCAGGCCCTGAGCGTGGAGGTTTCAACGGTCCTCCCAGGGACGGGGTGTGGTCTGCTCTGACCCCAGGCTGGGCCAGGCTGCTCCTGACTCAGCAAGGTAGAGCCTCGTCCTcagggaggcgggggaggggaccTCCCCGAGGGAGAGCTGCCCAGCTGGGCGAAGTGGCGTCCTCGGGGACACAGCTGCCCACGGACACTGTGTGTGCACGTGTTCGAGTGCAGCCCTGTGAAGGTGCTGTGGTCATTCCCTGAGGCGCCCAAACTGGGCCTCCTGGCCGCCTGCCTCTTCCAAGGGCGCCCAAGGTGCTCACCCCCCACCAGACAGATGCCCTGGGCAGGGGGTCCTACTTGGGGAGCCAAAGCTGAGGGCGTTGGGCGTGCTGAGGCTGCGGCCGCCAACCCTGGTGGTGAGGGGCACGTCATCCTCCCGGGGGCGGGGCTCGTCCTCACTGGGCGAGGCCATCAGGCAAACGTAGGTGTGCAGCTGGACCAGGAGCCTGCGCTGCAGCATCCACACCACCATCTGGATGAGCTGTGTCTGCAGGACGGGCAGGCCTGAGACATGACCCCCAGGTCACCCCGGAGGTCAGGGTGAGGCCCCACACCTCAAGAGAGGGAGCGCCCAGCCGCCAGCCGCTCTGCAACCCCAACTCCCGTCCAGAGGAGGCAGCGGGGCCACACCTGCCCTTGCTCCATCACACGCCCGGGCTGCCCACGGCTGTCCTTTCTTGCCCAGAGCTGAGGAGCAGGACCTGTGACGCGGAGGACCTGCTCTGCCTCCTCTTCCCCAGCCCACTGGCCTCTGTGGGGACCCTGGACACTGTTGAGAAAGAGGCTGCTGGCAGCTGCCCTGACAGCAAAAAAGTCCTCCCCTTGGGTCAGCCTGAAAGCCTGCCCAGGGACCGGGAAGCCTGTGCCGGTGGTGCTCCAGCAGCTGTgagtgggggtgtgtgtgcacatggcGTCCACGTCCTCAGACCCACACACCCACCTGCTCATCCCTGGGGGTCCCTTGCTGGGAGGGGCTGGCTGACCGGGCATGGAAATAGGGGCATATGTGACCCAGTCACAccaaagaaaattgaaaaggattgtaaaataattaaattatgagggacttccctggtggtccagtggttaagactccttgctcccggacttccctggtggtgcagtggttgggggtccgcctgccgatgcaggggatgtgggttcgtgccccggtctgggaggatcccacgtgccgtggagcggctgtgcccgtgggccatggccgctgagcctgcgcgtccggagcctgttgctccacgacgggacaggccacagcagtgagaggcccgcataccgcaaaaaaaaaaaaaaaaaagactccttgctcccaatgcagggggcccgggttcgatccctggttggggaactaagatcctacataccacaactaagcctgcgtgccgcaacaaagacccagcgcagccaaaataaataaatcaatcaatttaaataaataaaaattatattaagagACTTCATCAGCACTTGAGCACATTCTGGGCCTGAAGTAGTAGGTATGGAAGGCAGGTGGCCTCACCCTGGGACTGAGCAGAACCAGAACTGGTTCCATCCGGGCCCCTCGGGCTTGGCCTAGAAAAGCCACCCGCCATCCGGACCATTGGGAAGTTTccgctggggaggggagagggtgaaCATGCAAAGTGTGTCTTTTATTCAGCTGGCACGACCTGGCACAGTTCCTGGAAACCAAAGGTGCCATGAAAGACAGCATTCAGAACAGTCACGCTTGGCATCTAAATGAGCGGACCAACAGGGTCTCCTCCTCATTCACAACTTGAGGAAAAGGGTttccttttaagctttttttttggcggtacgcgggcctctcactgttgtggcctctcccgttgcggagcacaggctccggacgcgcaggctcagcggccatgactcacgggcccagccgctccgcggcatgtggggtcttcccagaccagggcatgaacccgtgtcccctgcatcggcaggtggactctcaaccactgcgccaccagggaagcccccttttaagCTTTTAAGGACTGGTTTTGCCTAACAGACCTGGCACTTATTAAAGCAAATACTTTACTTTTGAAGACAAAGCCTTGAGAACACCCAGACCCATATCTGACACCTGTCCCACCTGGCCCTGCCCAGAGCCCCAAAGCCCCAGGTTTGCAGTGGAGGGGAGGAGGCAAAGCCTCTCGGATCCAGGCTACACTCAACCCTGCCACAAACGCAGAACTCACCAGTTTGCTCCACACGTCTCACCCCTCCCTGGGGGCCAGCCCACCACACCCAGCACCCTGCCTGCCTCTCGCCCTGACCAAGACCCAGGACCCCTTGGATGAGGAGATTCTGGGGATCAGTGAGCCCAGGACTTATACCCACAGATCCTGTGGCCACCTGGACCGtggcaggcaggggagggagtAGGAGTGTAGGGACCAGACTCAGTGAAAACAAAATCCCCTCTGCGTCCTCCAACTATGGGATCCCCAGGCCCAGAAGGGGGCACCAAGTGGCTCTGTCCTCCCAGGAGAGGTCACCGATCTCCTGCCAGTTGGGCCTCTTACCTGCGTTCTAACCCTAAGAAGTGCCCACCAGGGGCAGGGGGGCTCCATGGGGGGAGGGACTTGCAATGCTCAAGTGTCTGCAGGTGGCCTAGCCAGGAACACGGCTTCTGGTCACCCTGGCAGGGCAGGTACCACATACACAGCAAGCACCTCCCCCCAAACCAAGGCTAAAAGCACGGCAGCACCGAGAGCCTGGGATCAGGGACTGACCCAGGTGGGTGGTTCCTGGGCTCCCTGAGCTCCTGAGACTCACCTCCTGCACAGCGGGGGCCAGGGGGTTCCTAAATTCTGACAAGGAGACCGGCAAGGAGAACTTAGCGAGGACAGACGGCAGGTCGTGAGATGGAAACTGGCGTGAGAACTGCTCAGCCAGCGGAGAGTACCTGGGGACAGGGGGTGAAGGTCCGTGAGCTCAGCAGACCTCCCCACCATTCAGGCGTCTGCACCCTCGCCATGAGCCTGTGGTGGGCAGGAGGGGGCGCAGCCTGGTGGGTGGGCCAGGATGGGTGCAATGAGGACAGAACCCAGATGCTTTCCCCACACCACAGCCCCTATGAGCCCCTTAGTCAAGGCCAAGGCTCCTGACCTCCCACCAGGTGCCCCGTGCAGCACCCACTGGCTGGCAGGCACGGGCAGGCGCAGACCCTTCCTGGGGGCCGCAGGTGCTGGAAGAGCACAGGCTAGGGGTGCCATGCAGGGCTGGACCAGGCCAGAACTGGAACGTGGGCCCAGCTGCCCTAGGGAGCACCGCCTGGCCGGCCCTGCCAGCCACTCCCCTGCCCACTCGGGGGCCCTGGGCTCTGGCAGCCAGGGggactcacagacacacactggCGTTGGGAGAAAGCATGTAGACGTTGTTCTCACACAGCGGGTAGATGATGATGGCCTTGCCCCAGTACACCAGGTGCGCCGCAAGCTGGAAAACCTGCGGGCAGAGGGCCGGGAGGACAATGCTGGGGAGGCCAACCCACGCAGCCCCCTGGCTCATGGCCACAAGCCTCTCCGTCACTGGTCCCTGAGCCGTCCTGGCTGGCACCAGCACAGGGACGCTGGGGCACCCGAGATGAGGCCAGTCCAGCTGATCAAGGGGCTTGGCTGCACATCCCAGCAGAggccagcccacagcccagccgGCGCCCAGCACGGAGACGGGGCTCCACGTGACAGTGGATATGGGTCACTGCACCTGCCCCCTCCACACACTCATCCCTGGAGAACATCCCACTGTCCTGCTGCCCTGACTCTCAAGACACACACACCATGAAGACAGGACAGGGAGCCAGGGTGAGACCACGGCAACGGGCACCGCTCATCCTGCAGCACCACGGCCAAGCGCCTCTGAAGGTGCATGCACACCTGTGACAGTGCCGGGGACACCTCTACCTCGTCTCGGCAAACAGGGCCTCCAGTGCCACAGCCAGATCAAACACAGAAGAAATTTCAGTTCCATCGCTGACCCTCTTCTTTCTCAGCCCAAGTCCCAGTGCTGATGGCTCTAAAGGACACAGGCccccttccttccatctctgCCACCACCCTCGCCCAATGGgctccacctcccacctctctgCAGCCAGAGCGCCCTCTGCAGGCCACAAGTCTGAAATCAGGATCACCCGGCTGGAGTCAAGCTGTCAGCAGGGAGACTGTTCTTTGCTTCCAAGTTGCTGTGACCACACGTCTCATCTCTGCCTCATGGTCACATCCCCGCCTCCCTCTCAGAAGGGCCCACCCAGATCATCCAGGATCATCACTCTGTCTCAAGGGCGTTAttcccatctgcaaagtcccACATAAGGAAGGTCACACTCACAGGTCCCAGGGATTAGGTCTACGGGGCCACTGTTCacccaatcacaagtaatgtgTGATCCTAATTTTGTTATTCAGAGATTATGtgttaatatgtatataaaaagctTGGAGGAATCTAGGTTACTACTAGGATATGGGATTATGgggactttctctttttctgtttataatttgtacgatatttgaatttttataagaatatattaatttcatcatgacaaaaaaccctcaaaatactTGCAGAGCTTTTTTGCCTAGGATGGAACATGAGTGATTTTAAATCATCTGGTGACATTCACACCTGTGCTTGAGGTTCCAGCTGGGCtcgctggcctccctccccacgggGGCCTCCGCTAGGTGGTCTGCTGCAGGAAGCAGCAGTCCCAGAGGCTGGTAAGGTCAACCACCAGGGCTGGGCCCCAGGGGGCGTCTGCACGACCACACCAGCGGCAAACCCTGATTTGCACCAGGTTCAGCGGGAAGGGGCATGGAAGGAAACAGCAAGGGGACCCCATGGCAAGGCCGGGGAGAGGCGAAGGGGACATCATCAGAGCTTTGTCTGTGTCTGGGGGAACTGTGAGGCACAGTGTCCAAACAGGCTCCGCGTTGGGCAGCCTCAGGGGACAGTGAGGGTCACCCCCTCAGAGCTGCACACCCACAGGCATCTGCTGATCAGCCAGTACTGGTCAGAACACAAACTCCGCAGTACACACACAACAGCTAGCGCGTTAAATGTTCTGTGTCTCGTGGGTGCTAGGAAGGCAGTCCAGGAGCCCATGTGAAACACGAAGGCAGCGTCCGATAAACACTTTCAGATGGGGTGGACAAAGGTCATGGGGTAGAGATGGGGAAGGGCTTATTTGGGACGAAAGAATCCAGAAAGGCTGCTTTGGGGAACATGGCCCGAGAGTCAGGCCTGGTAGACAAGCTCCCCTAACGTGCTAAGGAGCAAAGGCCAAGGGCTCCCTGGAGGTGCCTCGCAGGGGCCTAGGTGGCCTGCCTCATGGTGCTCCACCCTTGGCCTTTGTAGGAGCCGCTGGtccctgggccaggccctgctgCCCCCTGGCGGTCACACAGTGCCCCGTTCCAGACCCTGAGTCCACCCTCAGGCTGTCGCTTGGAAGGCCCCCTGCCCCTGGCCTTCAACTTCTCCCTGTGCTTTTCCttggccccagcccctgcccaggtTCAAACCAGATCCACAGCCAGGGAGAAGGGGCCCCCATCTGATCAGAAAGGGCAGCTCATGAGCACGTGGCTCGGCAAGGAGGTGGCACCTTGCACAGTAACACAGGCCTGTGTGCCCGTGGGGCGTGGCGTGGGGAATCAAGGCCACTAGGTTTGGTGCTGGCTCTGCATGGCTCCCACGTGGGCTAAGGCACTCTGCGTACCCCTGCTTCAACCCTGCaagcccccagccctggctgtgGTCCTGTGCGGCCCCGTCACCTGGCACCACAATGGCCTCACTCCTCTGCCACAGTttcactgccccctcccctccacagagGAGGAAGTCAATCCCGAGGCCTGATCCCAGGTCAGACTCCAGATCCACCCACCACCACAGCAGGCCACGCAGCAGCCCTCGGCTGGATGGAGGCCCTAGGGAGGCGACTTGAGGTGCCAGCTGTGATGCGTCCAGCCTCTCCCTGCTGCCCATCCTGCCCACCCAGGGTGTCTCCTCAAGCCCCCAGGGTACCTGCAGTAAGGCCAGGTCTGCGTCCTGGGCCAGCTGCTGCAGGTTCTTCACAGCAGACGTGGTCTTGATCACACGCACCAGGGCTGGGGAGCAGTCAATCGGGAGCTCGCCCAGCAGGGACTTCTCGTCGCTGAGCAGCAGAAGGGCGTGGTACGGGCTGTGGGGCAGAGACACGGGTCATCACAACCAGCGAGCCCCAGGCCCTTGCCCTGGGTGTGCATCTGTAGAGAAGAGGCCGGGGAGGAAGCGGAAGACAGTGCTGTGCCCTGAGGCCTTTAAAAACCTGCAAGGATCACCCACAGAAAAAACTGAGGAAGGCCTGACGGGTGACCTGGCTCCATCCCACCTCTGGGATTGCCCAGCAAATGTTCGTTCGAAAACGAGTGAATCTTTCCTAAGGAAAGAGTCCCAAATATGGGAAAAGCATAATCCCCACTGCAGACTATGAACAGAACTACCTAGAAATACGCTTAGCAAGGAAGCCCGGGGCGGCGCacagccctggggagggaggagggaccaAGCAGTGCTTTGCTTTCTGTCGTCTCAACATTTTCTGTTATGTACCCAGATTTCCTTTTCTGGttaaaaaacatttaaggaaacaAAGGACTtgatggaggagggggaggcagaaGATTGGGCTCAGCGCTTTCCTTGAAGGAAATCAGTGACATGAAGAAACAGATCTCACAAGTTCTGATCTGAGCAGGAGGTCCGGTGAGTAACACCATGAAGACACAACGTCTCCCGTGGTTGGCTCCTGGCCCCTGCCATGATGCTCAGCCCCACAGCCCTGCCCAGGTCCTCGTCTGGGACCGCAGCACAGCGCCCCGCTTGGCCAGGCAGTGCTGACAGGGCCCGTGGGGAACCTGGGGTGGTCATCTCTAGATAAAACTGAACACAAAAGCGTGTATTTTTACTCTGTAAACAGCAGCGCCCTACCTGCCAATTTCTGTGGCAGGAAGAGGAAAATACGATTTTTGGAACCAAGTACTTGGTAAACCTCAGGACACAGGAGAGCAGGGCCCCGGCAGGGTGTGCATGGGGCTGGCACTCACCGGATGGCCTTCAGGCTCCGCTCGATGGCCTCGGGGGGAATAAGGCTCGTGGCCGCATAGTGGATCTTATGGGGCAGGCAGAAGCTCACCTCCAGCCAGCTGTTGACGTGGAGCCGCACCACGCCAGATGTGCACAGGCTGCAGAGAGCGGGCCGTCAGCCACCCACATAGCAGCTCCCAGCCGTGCACACAAGCCACACAGACACCCCTGAGGGCGCCTCCTCCCAGCACACGGAGGAAACTGCAGGGGGAGACTTCCAGAGCAAGAAAGCATCTTGTCCCGGACCTCAGTATgtgtaagagaagaaaaagtattaGGAACACCCACAAAAACTGTATTCCTGGCCAGCCCTGGAATCTCTAGTCCAACTAGAGAGCCAGGGCTCCCATCTCTGTCCCACAGGCTCAGTGCACCAGGGGTATCCTGAGGCCGCCTCTGCACACCTGAGGAAGGCTCCATCACAGCAGGCTGCCTGGCAGGGCAGGGCCTGTCACCAAAAGGGAGAGGTGAGCAGGAGAGCAAGGTCCTGCCAGGGAGGGGCCCATTCCCCTGCAGACACCAGCAGCCCCAGGGGCTCCACGGCCACCGCCAATGCCAGCCTCGGCTCAAACCTTCGGCTTCCCTCGTCTCCGTGATGGAACTTTGGTTCTTTCAAGCCCTGGCCTTGCTCAGGCCAGACATGGCAACTCTGTGTCTGACCCTCATTTCTCACATCCCACCTCAAACCATCTGTCAATCCTATCTGCTTCATGGCAGGGACAAAGTCCAGACCTTCTCCGTTCCGGCCCCCTCTGTCCGCCCTCTCCACTCAGACCCCCAGGGCTCCCACGTAAGCAGTCCCAACCAAGACCCCAGAGTGCCGGAGCCCTGTGGGACCTGCCCACTCTTCTCCGACCctgtctcctccccacctcccatggGTCCAGCAAAATAGGCTGCCCTGCGGCTCTCCAGGCCCATGTAATTGCCCTGGCCACACACTCTCCCCCAGGTGCCCCGGGGTTCCTTCCCCCCTTTTCAGATCTCAACTCAAGCGCCACCTTCTCAGTGGCTCAACCATGAGCCAGGCCCCACAGGCTGCTCACAGTTCCCGTGTGTCCTGTGCACTGGGCAGCAGCACGACCTGCCGTCTCCTGGTCAGTGCTGTTTCCCGACCAGAATGCAGTCACAAGGTGCACTGCTCACCGTACAACCGGTAATGGTGGGGTACGTGGGGGCACTGAGGGCATTTCCTgaatggaggaaggaaaaggcCCGAGGAACATGTGTCCGCTCTGGGGGGACCAACTCTCAGGAAGACCCTGCCAGGAGAACAGTCTCCTAGCGGCGCCGTGCAGGGGGACCACACACAAAGCTGGGGCCATGGCTCCGTGGCATGGCACCTGGTGTGGACGTGGGGGGAGCGACTGCTGGAGCAGAGGGCAAGGGGGTCTGTGCCCAGCTGAGGCCCGCCTGCCCTGCCCGGGGTACCCTCCCCGTCACACTCCAGCCCCACTCTGCTGGCCCCGCTGGCGCCCAGGTCTCAGGGCTCTCAGGCACACAGATGCAGGGTGCTGGGAGGTGGCCCCGCGGCGCCCCACCCCGCACCCACAGGCCGTTCTTACAGCCTCTCCCCACAGCTCCGCCCAGACGGACGGCAGAATCCATGGTCAGCAGtttcaaatgtaaaaataagCCTTCATTGTCTCCAGCAGGGAATGGGCAACAGGCAAAGGACCGTGGGAAGAACACAGAGCACGTCTGTGACCTCAACTGCCCCAGGACTCCTGCCAACACCGG
The sequence above is a segment of the Orcinus orca chromosome 16, mOrcOrc1.1, whole genome shotgun sequence genome. Coding sequences within it:
- the NPRL3 gene encoding GATOR complex protein NPRL3 isoform X2 is translated as MGDNTSPISVILVSSGSRGNKLLFRYPFQRSQEHPASQTSKPRSRYAVNSTREHAEDQDGDSRFSDVILATILATKSEMCGQKFELKIDNVRFVGHPTLLQHALGQVSKTDPSPKREAPTMILFNVVFALRANADPSVINCLHNLSRRIATVLQHEERRCQYLTREAKLILALQDEVSAMADANDGPQSPFHHILPKCKLARDLKDAYDSPYHALLLLSDEKSLLGELPIDCSPALVRVIKTTSAVKNLQQLAQDADLALLQVFQLAAHLVYWGKAIIIYPLCENNVYMLSPNASVCLYSPLAEQFSRQFPSHDLPSVLAKFSLPVSLSEFRNPLAPAVQECPGSPQRPVGWGRGGRAGPPRHRSCSSALGKKGQPWAARACDGARAGLPVLQTQLIQMVVWMLQRRLLVQLHTYVCLMASPSEDEPRPREDDVPLTTRVGGRSLSTPNALSFGSPTSSDDMTLTSPSMDNSSAELLPSGDSPLNRRMTENLLASLSEHERAAILSVPAAQNPEDLRMFARLLHYFRGRHHLEEIMYNENTRRSQLLALVDKFRSVLVVTTHEDPVITVFQALLT
- the NPRL3 gene encoding GATOR complex protein NPRL3 isoform X1, which produces MGDNTSPISVILVSSGSRGNKLLFRYPFQRSQEHPASQTSKPRSRYAVNSTREHAEDQDGDSRFSDVILATILATKSEMCGQKFELKIDNVRFVGHPTLLQHALGQVSKTDPSPKREAPTMILFNVVFALRANADPSVINCLHNLSRRIATVLQHEERRCQYLTREAKLILALQDEVSAMADANDGPQSPFHHILPKCKLARDLKDAYDSLCTSGVVRLHVNSWLEVSFCLPHKIHYAATSLIPPEAIERSLKAIRPYHALLLLSDEKSLLGELPIDCSPALVRVIKTTSAVKNLQQLAQDADLALLQVFQLAAHLVYWGKAIIIYPLCENNVYMLSPNASVCLYSPLAEQFSRQFPSHDLPSVLAKFSLPVSLSEFRNPLAPAVQECPGSPQRPVGWGRGGRAGPPRHRSCSSALGKKGQPWAARACDGARAGLPVLQTQLIQMVVWMLQRRLLVQLHTYVCLMASPSEDEPRPREDDVPLTTRVGGRSLSTPNALSFGSPTSSDDMTLTSPSMDNSSAELLPSGDSPLNRRMTENLLASLSEHERAAILSVPAAQNPEDLRMFARLLHYFRGRHHLEEIMYNENTRRSQLLALVDKFRSVLVVTTHEDPVITVFQALLT
- the NPRL3 gene encoding GATOR complex protein NPRL3 isoform X3; translated protein: MGDNTSPISVILVSSGSRGNKLLFRYPFQRSQEHPASQTSKPRSRYAVNSTREHAEDQDGDSRFSDVILATILATKSEMCGQKFELKIDNVRFVGHPTLLQHALGQVSKTDPSPKREAPTMILFNVVFALRANADPSVINCLHNLSRRIATVLQHEERRCQYLTREAKLILALQDEVSAMADANDGPQSPFHHILPKCKLARDLKDAYDSLCTSGVVRLHVNSWLEVSFCLPHKIHYAATSLIPPEAIERSLKAIRPYHALLLLSDEKSLLGELPIDCSPALVRVIKTTSAVKNLQQLAQDADLALLQVFQLAAHLVYWGKAIIIYPLCENNVYMLSPNASVCLYSPLAEQFSRQFPSHDLPSVLAKFSLPVSLSEFRNPLAPAVQETQLIQMVVWMLQRRLLVQLHTYVCLMASPSEDEPRPREDDVPLTTRVGGRSLSTPNALSFGSPTSSDDMTLTSPSMDNSSAELLPSGDSPLNRRMTENLLASLSEHERAAILSVPAAQNPEDLRMFARLLHYFRGRHHLEEIMYNENTRRSQLLALVDKFRSVLVVTTHEDPVITVFQALLT
- the NPRL3 gene encoding GATOR complex protein NPRL3 isoform X4, which codes for MMPVSAGRPRERVSKTDPSPKREAPTMILFNVVFALRANADPSVINCLHNLSRRIATVLQHEERRCQYLTREAKLILALQDEVSAMADANDGPQSPFHHILPKCKLARDLKDAYDSLCTSGVVRLHVNSWLEVSFCLPHKIHYAATSLIPPEAIERSLKAIRPYHALLLLSDEKSLLGELPIDCSPALVRVIKTTSAVKNLQQLAQDADLALLQVFQLAAHLVYWGKAIIIYPLCENNVYMLSPNASVCLYSPLAEQFSRQFPSHDLPSVLAKFSLPVSLSEFRNPLAPAVQECPGSPQRPVGWGRGGRAGPPRHRSCSSALGKKGQPWAARACDGARAGLPVLQTQLIQMVVWMLQRRLLVQLHTYVCLMASPSEDEPRPREDDVPLTTRVGGRSLSTPNALSFGSPTSSDDMTLTSPSMDNSSAELLPSGDSPLNRRMTENLLASLSEHERAAILSVPAAQNPEDLRMFARLLHYFRGRHHLEEIMYNENTRRSQLLALVDKFRSVLVVTTHEDPVITVFQALLT
- the NPRL3 gene encoding GATOR complex protein NPRL3 isoform X5, which produces MILFNVVFALRANADPSVINCLHNLSRRIATVLQHEERRCQYLTREAKLILALQDEVSAMADANDGPQSPFHHILPKCKLARDLKDAYDSLCTSGVVRLHVNSWLEVSFCLPHKIHYAATSLIPPEAIERSLKAIRPYHALLLLSDEKSLLGELPIDCSPALVRVIKTTSAVKNLQQLAQDADLALLQVFQLAAHLVYWGKAIIIYPLCENNVYMLSPNASVCLYSPLAEQFSRQFPSHDLPSVLAKFSLPVSLSEFRNPLAPAVQECPGSPQRPVGWGRGGRAGPPRHRSCSSALGKKGQPWAARACDGARAGLPVLQTQLIQMVVWMLQRRLLVQLHTYVCLMASPSEDEPRPREDDVPLTTRVGGRSLSTPNALSFGSPTSSDDMTLTSPSMDNSSAELLPSGDSPLNRRMTENLLASLSEHERAAILSVPAAQNPEDLRMFARLLHYFRGRHHLEEIMYNENTRRSQLLALVDKFRSVLVVTTHEDPVITVFQALLT